A genomic segment from Stegostoma tigrinum isolate sSteTig4 chromosome 1, sSteTig4.hap1, whole genome shotgun sequence encodes:
- the LOC125453454 gene encoding importin subunit alpha-3-like, with protein sequence MADTNKLDNQRLKSFKKKGRDLETVRRQQNEIVVELRKIKRDEHYLKRRNVLVGNEETDPDGDIRVQNVSLEEIVKNAANENQEVQLGGVQAVRELVSSDNAPPIEDLIKSGIFPILMRCLEQDHNHQLQLEAVWALANIAYGPSEHTEAMIKSNAVPLLLRLLCCPHQDVCEQAFLALGNIIADGSKCRDYVISLGIIKPLLSFVSVPVPVTFLRTVTWVIVNLCRQKDPPLPKATVQEILPALCVLVHHNDIHILIDTVLALSYITDAEDEQIQMVIDSGIVPSLVPLFSHPEVNIQTASLRAVGNIVTGTDEQAQVVLNCGALSHFPALLTHPNMKINKDAVWFLSNVTAGNQQQEQAVINANLVPLIVNLMENGDYATQKETAWVIANLANCGRKDQVDYLIEQNAVAPFCKLLTLLDPQIIIVVLDGLSNILNTANDKTELVANSIEECGGLQIIEQLQLHENEEIYKLAYDILDQLTSEEGEDASLVPDNMEDPKLGFSSSTSSPEKKIQI encoded by the coding sequence ATGGCTGATACCAATAAGTTGGATAATCAAAGGCTAAAGAGTTTTAAGAAAAAAGGGCGGGATCTGGAGACTGTGAGACGACAACAAAATGAGATCGTTGTTGAACTAAGAAAAATCAAAAGGGATGAACACTACTTAAAACGAAGGAATGTCCTTGTAGGAAATGAAGAAACTGATCCTGATGGTGATATCAGAGTGCAAAATGTATCATTAGAAGAAATAGTAAAAAATGCAGCTAATGAAAACCAGGAAGTCCAGCTAGGAGGCGTGCAAGCTGTGAGAGAGTTAGTGTCCAGTGATAATGCTCCTCCAATAGAGGATTTAATCAAGTCTGGCATTTTTCCAATTCTTATGCGATGTCTAGAACAGGATCATAATCATCAATTGCAGTTAGAAGCAGTTTGGGCTTTAGCAAACATTGCTTATGGTCCTTCAGAGCACACAGAGGCTATGATTAAATCAAATGCAGTTCCACTCTTGTTAAGGCTGCTTTGTTGTCCTCACCAGGATGTGTGTGAACAAGCATTTCTGGCTTTAGGCAACATCATAGCGGATGGATCTAAATGTAGAGATTACGTCATTAGTCTAGGAATTATAAAGCCCCTGCTTTCTTTTGTCAGTGTTCCAGTCCCTGTTACTTTCCTTCGCACTGTCACATGGGTCATTGTTAATCTCTGCCGTCAGAAAGACCCTCCCCTGCCAAAGGCAACTGTTCAAGAGATTCTTCCAGCTCTGTGTGTTCTCGTTCATCATAATGATATTCATATCTTAATAGACACTGTTTTGGCCCTGTCCTACATAACAGATGCTGAAGATGAGCAAATCCAGATGGTTATAGATTCAGGAATAGTTCCTAGTTTGGTACCTCTTTTTAGCCATCCGGAGGTCAATATTCAGACTGCATCATTACGAGCTGTAGGAAATATTGTAACTGGTACTGATGAACAAGCACAGGTAGTTTTGAACTGTGGAGCTCTTTCTCATTTCCCAGCATTACTAACTCATCCAAATATGAAAATCAACAAGGATGCTGTATGGTTTCTCTCCAATGTCACTGCTGGAAACCAGCAGCAGGAACAGGCAGTGATTAATGCTAACCTTGTTCCTCTGATTGTAAATCTCATGGAAAATGGGGATTATGCTACTCAGAAAGAAACTGCCTGGGTTATAGCCAACTTAGCTAATTGTGGTCGGAAAGATCAGGTCGACTACTTGATTGAACAGAATGCAGTAGCTCCTTTCTGCAAGCTGCTAACACTGCTGGACCCTCAGATAATTATTGTGGTGCTGGATGGATTAAGTAATATCCTGAATACAGCAAATGATAAGACAGAACTGGTAGCAAACTCAATTGAAGAATGTGGAGGTTTGCAAATAATTGAACAACTACAGCTGCATGAAAATGAGGAGATATATAAACTGGCATATGATATCCTTGATCAGTTGACATCAGAGGAAGGTGAAGATGCAAGTCTTGTGCCAGATAACATGGAAGATCCAAAACTTGGCTTTAGCTCTTCCACAAGcagtccagaaaaaaaaatccagatctGA